The nucleotide sequence CTTAGATCTTCTCGCCGAACGCCTTGGCCAGGCTGCGGTACGCCTTCTTCTGTGCGTCGTCGGTCGGTACCGGGGCAATGATCTCCAGTTCCACGATCTGGTCGCCGTCCGGGTTGCCCGGCAGGCCGCGGCCGCGCAGTCGCAGCTTGCGCCCGGCATCGGAGCCGGCCGGCACCTTCAACTCCACCGCCCCGCCGAGGGTCGGCACGCTGATCGAGGTGCCCAGCGCGGCCTGCCACGGGGTGACGTCCAGGGTGTACAGGATGTTGCGGCCGTCGACCTCGAACTGCGGGTGTGCGGCGTATTCCACTTCCAGCAGCAGGTTGCCACCGTTGGTGCCCTGCCCGGTCAGGCGGATCACCTGGCCGGGGCGGATGCCCTTGGGCACGCGCACGTCCAGCTGCTTGCCATTGACGGTGATGCGCAGACTGTCGCCGCCGTAGGCCGCTTCCAGCGGCACGGAGAGCTTGGCGCGGGTGTCACGCACCGGCTGCGGACCGGCGCCGGCGCCGCCGAAGCCACTGGCCCGGCCCGCACCACCGCCGCCGCGCTGGCGCGCGAACAGGCTTTCGAAGAAGTCGCTGAAGCCACCGCCACCGGCGCCGCCGCCGAACACTTCCTCGAAGTCGAAGCCCTGCGCGCCACCGTAGTTCGGCGGGGCGTGGAATTCTTCGCCCGGGCGGTAGCCCTGGGCCTTGAGCTGGTCATAGGCCGCGCGCTTCTGCGGGTCGCGCAGCGC is from Stenotrophomonas bentonitica and encodes:
- a CDS encoding DnaJ C-terminal domain-containing protein; the protein is MEFKDYYATLGVEPSAGDAEIKTAYRRLARKYHPDVSKEAGAEEKFKAVNEAYEALRDPQKRAAYDQLKAQGYRPGEEFHAPPNYGGAQGFDFEEVFGGGAGGGGFSDFFESLFARQRGGGGAGRASGFGGAGAGPQPVRDTRAKLSVPLEAAYGGDSLRITVNGKQLDVRVPKGIRPGQVIRLTGQGTNGGNLLLEVEYAAHPQFEVDGRNILYTLDVTPWQAALGTSISVPTLGGAVELKVPAGSDAGRKLRLRGRGLPGNPDGDQIVELEIIAPVPTDDAQKKAYRSLAKAFGEKI